In a single window of the Amycolatopsis sp. cg5 genome:
- a CDS encoding TrmH family RNA methyltransferase, whose product MGVEHEISPKDRFLTVYGRKPVLEALDDASLVVDKVILADTARGQAAAEILQAAKAAGVAVQRASAHRVKVLAGNGKQDQGVLADVVAPRMSTLAAALAGKRPPSRVLLLDGITTPANVGMILRTATAAGLEGVIVPRRGVAALDPMVVKASAGVAFRAPVLRCGTAREAAEMLVEAGYGLFALGAKARSSVFDVDLPQRAAFVLGGETAGVGAEVGELISEWVSIPMPGDVESLNVSAAAAVLSFELVRRGTAR is encoded by the coding sequence GTGGGTGTTGAGCATGAGATATCGCCGAAAGACCGGTTCTTGACCGTGTACGGCAGGAAGCCGGTTCTCGAGGCGCTCGATGACGCGTCGCTCGTGGTGGACAAGGTGATACTCGCCGACACCGCGCGCGGCCAGGCGGCCGCCGAGATCCTGCAGGCCGCCAAGGCCGCCGGCGTCGCGGTCCAGCGCGCGAGCGCGCACCGCGTGAAGGTGCTCGCCGGCAACGGCAAGCAGGACCAGGGTGTGCTCGCGGACGTCGTCGCGCCCCGCATGTCGACGCTGGCCGCCGCGCTCGCGGGCAAGCGCCCGCCGTCACGCGTGCTGCTGCTCGACGGCATCACCACCCCGGCCAACGTCGGCATGATCCTGCGGACGGCCACCGCGGCAGGCCTCGAAGGCGTCATCGTGCCGAGGCGCGGGGTCGCCGCGCTCGACCCGATGGTCGTCAAAGCCTCGGCGGGGGTGGCGTTCCGGGCGCCGGTGCTGCGCTGCGGCACCGCGCGCGAGGCCGCCGAGATGCTCGTCGAGGCTGGCTACGGCCTGTTCGCGCTCGGCGCGAAGGCACGGAGTTCGGTGTTCGACGTCGACCTGCCGCAGCGCGCCGCGTTCGTGCTCGGCGGTGAGACGGCCGGTGTCGGCGCCGAGGTCGGCGAGCTGATTTCCGAGTGGGTGTCGATCCCGATGCCGGGCGACGTCGAGTCCCTCAACGTCTCCGCGGCCGCCGCGGTGCTCTCGTTCGAGCTGGTCAGGCGGGGAACAGCGCGCTGA
- a CDS encoding HAD-IA family hydrolase translates to MRGLIVDYAGVLTDPDADELYVELKALRERGIRTALLSNAPGASPSAKRSLEPFFDALVFSGEVGVAKPSREVYLLTAGLLSLPADQCVFVDDAARNVHGAVAAGMAGVHHTSVPGTLTELSALFPA, encoded by the coding sequence ATGCGCGGTTTGATCGTCGATTACGCGGGTGTGCTCACCGACCCGGACGCGGATGAGCTCTACGTGGAGCTGAAAGCGTTGCGGGAGCGGGGAATCCGCACCGCGCTGCTGTCCAACGCGCCGGGCGCGTCGCCGTCGGCCAAGCGCTCGCTGGAGCCGTTCTTCGACGCGCTCGTGTTCTCGGGCGAGGTGGGCGTCGCGAAGCCGTCGCGTGAGGTCTACCTGCTCACGGCCGGTCTGCTCAGCCTGCCCGCCGATCAGTGCGTCTTCGTCGACGACGCCGCGCGCAACGTCCACGGCGCCGTCGCCGCGGGCATGGCTGGCGTGCACCACACCTCGGTGCCGGGCACGCTCACCGAGCTCAGCGCGCTGTTCCCCGCCTGA
- a CDS encoding Rv3235 family protein — protein sequence MTAVWLRPLAPFEPTRRAATRPPRVRQRLEDPDGQLSLDLELSGGRRRRTLTSAHELPPDNQKLGRMIRMILETCDGRRPPGQVRPLVSLALYERLVDRRRALGVSYTMRTIHTCYPADGAIEACATVEAGPRVFAAAARFERNAAGWRCCRFEVLETKERGHRKTA from the coding sequence ATGACCGCCGTGTGGCTGAGACCGCTCGCACCCTTCGAACCGACCCGCCGCGCCGCCACCAGGCCACCTCGCGTCCGGCAGCGGCTCGAAGACCCGGACGGACAGCTCTCGCTCGATCTGGAGCTCTCCGGCGGCCGCAGGCGGCGGACGCTGACCAGCGCGCACGAGCTGCCGCCGGACAACCAGAAGCTGGGCCGGATGATCCGCATGATCCTGGAGACCTGCGACGGCAGGCGCCCGCCTGGCCAGGTGCGGCCGCTGGTCAGCCTGGCGCTGTACGAGCGGCTCGTCGACCGCAGGCGCGCGCTGGGCGTCAGCTACACGATGCGGACGATCCACACCTGCTATCCGGCCGACGGCGCGATCGAAGCCTGCGCGACCGTCGAGGCCGGGCCGCGCGTGTTCGCCGCCGCGGCCCGCTTCGAGCGCAACGCGGCGGGCTGGCGCTGCTGCCGCTTCGAGGTGCTGGAGACCAAAGAGCGTGGCCACCGCAAAACGGCATGA
- the secA gene encoding preprotein translocase subunit SecA: MVLNRLLRVGEGKMVKRLRNIADHINTLEDDVKDLTDAELRAKTDEFKQRYADGEDLDDILPDAFAVVREAAWRVLGQRPYDVQLMGGAALHLGQVSEMKTGEGKTLTEVAPAYLNAISGKGVHVITVNDYLAKRDAEWMGRIHRFLGLEVGVILAEQTPEVRRQMYAADITHGTNNEFGFDYLRDNMAWDLADCVQRGHNFAIVDEVDSILIDEARTPLIISGPADQSSRWYTEFARLTPLMKAEIHYEVDIRKRTVGVTEKGVAFVEDQLGIDNLYEAANTPLVGYLNNALKVKELYKRDKDYIVRNGEVLIVDEFTGRILAGRRYNEGMHQAIEAKEGVEIKAENQTLATITLQNYFRLYDKLAGMTGTAETEAAEFHQTYKLGVVPIPTNKPMIRADQPDLIYKTEQAKFEAVAEDIAERHEKGQPVLVGTTSVEKSEHLSKLLLKMGVPHEVLNAKHHDREALIVARAGRKGAVTVATNMAGRGTDIVLGGNPDIIADEVLRERGLDPVEHSEEYESEWPKVLEEVKEQADAESAEVKEAGGLYVLGTERHDSRRIDNQLRGRSGRQGDPGESRFYLSLGDDLMKRFNASMVERVMTTMRLPDDMPIEHKMVSKAIKSAQTQVEQQNGEIRKNVLKYDEVMNLQRKVIYKERLRVLEGEDLSEQVVHMLTGVVDEYVTGATADGYAEDWDHEKLWTALKGLYPVKITWDELVEEEDLDAERLRDALRSDILDAYTAREQDIEAKAGEGTMRELERRVMLSVLDRKWREHLYEMDYLKEGIGMRALAQRDPLIEYQREGYDMFNAMLESLKEEAVGFLFNLQVEVAEPEPAAEDATALPAGVSPNGNGQAPEGRHSRPAPPQPPTTDTKSVPSALRGKGLENGNPQTGLTFSGPAEDGEAESHADSAGDSDASGTRRERRAAQREQAKKGKRGPRR; encoded by the coding sequence ATGGTTCTGAATCGCCTGCTCCGCGTGGGCGAGGGCAAGATGGTCAAGCGGCTGCGCAACATCGCCGACCACATCAACACCCTCGAAGACGACGTCAAGGACCTGACGGACGCCGAGCTGCGGGCCAAGACCGACGAGTTCAAACAGCGCTACGCCGACGGCGAGGATCTCGACGACATCCTGCCCGACGCCTTCGCCGTCGTCCGCGAGGCCGCGTGGCGCGTGCTCGGCCAGCGGCCGTACGACGTCCAGCTGATGGGCGGCGCGGCGCTGCACCTCGGTCAGGTCTCCGAGATGAAGACCGGTGAGGGCAAGACGCTCACCGAGGTGGCGCCCGCGTACCTCAACGCCATCTCCGGCAAGGGCGTGCACGTCATCACGGTCAACGACTACCTGGCCAAGCGTGACGCGGAGTGGATGGGCCGCATCCACCGCTTCCTCGGCCTCGAGGTCGGCGTGATCCTGGCCGAGCAGACCCCCGAGGTCCGCCGCCAGATGTACGCCGCCGACATCACGCACGGCACGAACAACGAGTTCGGCTTCGACTACCTGCGCGACAACATGGCGTGGGACCTCGCCGACTGCGTGCAGCGCGGCCACAACTTCGCGATCGTCGACGAGGTCGACTCGATCCTCATCGACGAGGCGCGTACCCCGCTGATCATCTCGGGCCCGGCCGACCAGTCCTCGCGCTGGTACACCGAGTTCGCGCGGCTGACCCCGCTGATGAAGGCGGAGATCCACTACGAGGTGGACATCCGCAAGCGCACCGTCGGTGTCACCGAGAAGGGTGTCGCGTTCGTCGAGGACCAGCTCGGCATCGACAACCTGTACGAGGCGGCGAACACCCCGCTCGTCGGTTACCTGAACAACGCGCTGAAGGTCAAGGAACTCTACAAGCGCGACAAGGACTACATCGTCCGCAACGGCGAGGTCCTCATCGTCGACGAGTTCACCGGCCGCATCCTGGCGGGCCGCCGCTACAACGAGGGCATGCACCAGGCGATCGAGGCCAAGGAAGGCGTCGAGATCAAGGCGGAGAACCAGACGCTCGCCACGATCACGCTGCAGAACTACTTCCGCCTCTACGACAAGCTGGCCGGCATGACCGGTACGGCCGAGACCGAGGCCGCCGAGTTCCACCAGACCTACAAGCTGGGTGTGGTGCCGATCCCGACGAACAAGCCGATGATCCGCGCCGACCAGCCGGACCTCATCTACAAGACCGAGCAGGCCAAGTTCGAGGCCGTCGCCGAGGACATCGCCGAGCGGCACGAGAAGGGCCAGCCGGTCCTCGTCGGCACCACGAGCGTCGAGAAGTCCGAGCACCTGTCGAAGCTGCTGCTGAAGATGGGCGTCCCGCACGAGGTGCTGAACGCGAAGCACCACGACCGGGAGGCGCTGATCGTCGCGCGTGCCGGGCGCAAGGGCGCGGTCACGGTCGCCACGAACATGGCCGGTCGTGGTACCGACATCGTGCTCGGCGGCAACCCGGACATCATCGCCGACGAGGTGCTGCGCGAGCGCGGCCTCGACCCGGTCGAGCACTCCGAAGAGTACGAGTCCGAGTGGCCGAAGGTGCTCGAAGAGGTCAAGGAGCAGGCCGACGCCGAGTCGGCCGAGGTCAAGGAGGCCGGTGGCCTCTACGTGCTCGGCACCGAGCGCCACGACTCCCGCCGCATCGACAACCAGCTGCGCGGTCGTTCCGGCCGTCAGGGCGACCCGGGCGAGTCCCGGTTCTACCTGTCGCTGGGCGACGACCTGATGAAGCGCTTCAACGCTTCGATGGTCGAGCGCGTCATGACCACCATGCGCCTGCCGGACGACATGCCGATCGAGCACAAGATGGTCTCCAAGGCCATCAAGAGCGCGCAGACGCAGGTCGAGCAGCAGAACGGCGAGATCCGCAAGAACGTCCTGAAGTACGACGAGGTGATGAACCTCCAGCGCAAGGTCATCTACAAGGAGCGCTTGCGCGTCCTCGAAGGCGAAGACCTCAGCGAGCAGGTCGTGCACATGCTCACCGGTGTCGTCGACGAGTACGTCACCGGCGCGACGGCCGACGGCTACGCGGAGGACTGGGACCACGAGAAGCTGTGGACCGCGCTGAAGGGGCTCTACCCGGTCAAGATCACCTGGGACGAGCTCGTCGAGGAAGAGGACCTGGACGCCGAGCGCCTGCGTGACGCGCTGCGGTCCGACATCCTGGACGCCTACACCGCGCGCGAGCAGGACATCGAGGCCAAGGCCGGTGAAGGCACCATGCGTGAGCTCGAGCGCCGCGTGATGCTGTCGGTGCTGGACCGCAAGTGGCGTGAGCACCTCTACGAGATGGACTATCTCAAGGAGGGCATCGGCATGCGCGCGCTCGCGCAGCGGGATCCGCTGATCGAGTACCAGCGCGAAGGCTACGACATGTTCAACGCGATGCTGGAGTCGCTGAAGGAGGAGGCCGTCGGCTTCCTGTTCAACCTCCAGGTCGAGGTCGCCGAGCCGGAGCCCGCCGCCGAGGACGCCACCGCGCTGCCCGCGGGCGTTTCGCCCAACGGCAACGGCCAGGCGCCCGAAGGCCGCCACTCCCGTCCCGCGCCGCCGCAGCCGCCGACCACGGACACCAAGTCCGTCCCGTCGGCTCTGCGTGGCAAGGGCCTGGAGAACGGCAACCCGCAGACCGGCCTGACCTTCTCCGGCCCCGCCGAAGACGGTGAAGCCGAGTCGCACGCGGACTCGGCGGGCGACTCCGACGCGAGCGGCACGCGCCGCGAGCGTCGCGCCGCCCAGCGCGAGCAGGCCAAGAAGGGCAAGCGCGGCCCGCGCCGCTAA
- the hpf gene encoding ribosome hibernation-promoting factor, HPF/YfiA family, with amino-acid sequence MDIVVKGRNVEVPEHYRALVGEKLTRLERYDKKVIRYDVELFHEPNRRQSKNCQRVEITGKGKGPAVRAEACAGDFYAALDLAVTKLENRLRKSHDRRRVHYGRRVPESVSAATSMIAGGDSAPMDSAQPMTSTAVLEAPAAAAAGFGAMSPEEVDLPEQRWDDGVAEHEPGRIVREKEHTAEPMTVDQALYEMELVGHDFYLFNDTAAGCPSVVYRRRGFDYGVIRLAK; translated from the coding sequence ATGGACATCGTCGTGAAGGGTCGTAACGTAGAGGTGCCTGAGCACTATCGGGCACTCGTCGGCGAAAAGCTGACCCGTCTAGAGCGCTATGACAAGAAGGTCATCCGTTACGACGTGGAGCTCTTCCACGAGCCCAACCGCAGGCAGTCGAAGAACTGCCAGCGTGTCGAAATCACCGGAAAGGGCAAGGGACCCGCTGTTCGCGCGGAAGCCTGTGCCGGGGATTTCTATGCCGCTCTCGACCTGGCGGTCACGAAACTCGAAAACCGTCTGCGCAAGTCGCACGATCGACGAAGGGTGCACTACGGGCGCCGAGTGCCGGAGTCTGTCTCCGCGGCGACCTCGATGATTGCCGGTGGCGATTCCGCCCCGATGGACAGTGCACAGCCCATGACGAGCACGGCGGTGCTGGAGGCACCCGCCGCTGCCGCTGCCGGATTCGGGGCCATGAGCCCTGAGGAGGTCGACCTCCCGGAGCAGCGCTGGGACGACGGAGTGGCCGAACACGAACCCGGCCGGATCGTCCGCGAAAAAGAACACACGGCCGAACCCATGACCGTCGACCAGGCTCTCTATGAGATGGAACTGGTCGGACACGACTTCTATCTGTTCAACGACACCGCGGCGGGCTGCCCGAGTGTCGTTTACCGAAGGCGAGGCTTTGATTACGGCGTGATCCGCCTGGCGAAGTAG
- a CDS encoding ComF family protein encodes MKTRAFDLLVPTRCAGCGAVGEPCCADCAAVWDSLTEVARGPTVGLAPVYALAAYRGVARRLVIAYKERGRRDLAPSLGSALARAVPSMPGPPGEPVWLVPVPSKASVSRMRGGAHMARLARWCARALGEQGLRADVAPALRLDPEVRDAVGLRSGERAANLAGKVRLRERGRPPPGARVIVLDDVITSGSTAAACVRVLALGGMHVAAVLTLTAAG; translated from the coding sequence ATGAAGACGAGAGCTTTCGACCTGCTGGTTCCCACTCGCTGCGCTGGTTGCGGCGCTGTGGGTGAGCCGTGTTGCGCCGACTGCGCCGCGGTGTGGGATTCGCTCACCGAGGTCGCGCGTGGTCCCACCGTCGGCCTGGCGCCCGTGTACGCGCTCGCGGCGTATCGCGGGGTCGCCCGGCGCCTGGTGATCGCCTACAAGGAGCGAGGACGGCGAGACCTGGCGCCCTCGCTCGGCTCGGCGCTCGCCCGTGCCGTCCCGTCGATGCCCGGACCGCCCGGCGAGCCCGTCTGGCTGGTGCCGGTTCCGTCGAAGGCGTCCGTCTCCCGGATGCGCGGCGGCGCCCACATGGCCCGGCTCGCGCGATGGTGCGCCCGCGCGCTCGGCGAGCAGGGCCTGCGGGCCGATGTCGCGCCGGCCCTGCGGCTGGATCCCGAAGTGCGGGACGCCGTCGGGCTTCGGAGCGGGGAGCGGGCGGCCAATTTGGCCGGGAAAGTGCGGCTGCGGGAACGGGGACGGCCACCGCCGGGCGCGCGGGTGATCGTGCTGGATGACGTCATCACGAGTGGTTCCACGGCGGCCGCTTGCGTGCGCGTGCTCGCATTAGGCGGAATGCATGTTGCGGCCGTGTTGACACTGACCGCAGCCGGGTGA
- a CDS encoding LpqB family beta-propeller domain-containing protein yields the protein MLLASGCANIPAEMQPVVLSGERPAQAVQTPQEPEKGLDALTVVRDFIKASALTASGNASPTASVYLDEETRKSWSPVKGLTIIEDTFGTVYAPEPEQSADPNEKVVLVRGFMVGTLGQDSAFIPAVPASGDYILPVHVRLQADGQWRITGPLSNNLVITERDFSANYFKVAVNFFSQDSGVFVPDLRYVFAKPQSGLPNRVMDLVVDGPSEALKGAVMNLLGPDARLEQNVKGVDDGSLVVPLTGLGDPPIEKRRLILAQIVFSLQNVTTSRIKVLSDGKPILPDKDAWRVNDLASYPVGAPPELPGLYTAGGGIYSLADGRPLAGNPYHDVVSAAQSLDGKRLAAVEKLAGDRMVLRIGAMDHQEEVVSAPQGEFLTRPTWRAATGGAEVWTAVDGTTVLRAVLTGDGKWKAQGVNATDLLDLGKITALRLSRDGARVAAVVADKLMVAAVVRTPEGVRLTAPRSLRNADLTNVTDVDWASQDTLVAVTSSTSQPVVKVPVDGRRMDGFNSSNLTAPVGGVTASPNKPTIVADSNGLWVANELGEVWRPHARTVKDARPFYPG from the coding sequence ATGCTGCTGGCGAGCGGCTGCGCCAACATCCCGGCCGAGATGCAGCCCGTGGTGCTCTCGGGCGAGCGTCCCGCTCAGGCCGTCCAGACACCGCAGGAGCCTGAGAAAGGCTTGGACGCGCTCACGGTCGTCCGCGACTTCATCAAGGCCAGCGCGCTGACCGCGAGCGGCAACGCTTCGCCGACAGCCAGCGTCTACCTCGACGAAGAGACTCGTAAGAGCTGGTCGCCGGTCAAGGGCCTCACGATCATCGAGGACACCTTCGGCACGGTCTACGCGCCCGAGCCCGAGCAAAGCGCCGACCCGAACGAGAAGGTCGTGCTCGTCCGCGGGTTCATGGTCGGCACGCTCGGCCAGGACAGCGCGTTCATCCCGGCCGTGCCCGCCAGCGGCGACTACATCCTGCCGGTCCACGTGCGGCTGCAGGCCGACGGCCAGTGGCGCATCACCGGGCCGCTGTCGAACAACCTGGTGATCACCGAGCGCGACTTCTCGGCCAACTACTTCAAGGTCGCGGTCAACTTCTTCTCCCAGGACTCCGGCGTCTTCGTGCCCGACCTGCGCTACGTCTTCGCGAAGCCGCAGTCCGGCCTGCCCAACCGCGTGATGGACCTCGTGGTCGACGGCCCGTCCGAAGCGCTCAAGGGCGCCGTGATGAACCTGCTCGGCCCGGACGCCCGGCTGGAACAGAACGTGAAGGGCGTCGACGACGGTTCGCTCGTGGTGCCGTTGACGGGACTCGGCGATCCACCGATCGAAAAGAGACGCCTGATCCTGGCGCAGATCGTGTTCTCGCTGCAGAACGTCACGACCAGCCGGATCAAGGTCCTGTCCGACGGCAAGCCGATCCTGCCGGACAAGGACGCCTGGCGCGTCAACGACCTGGCGAGCTACCCCGTCGGCGCGCCACCCGAGCTGCCCGGCCTGTACACGGCGGGCGGCGGCATCTACTCGCTCGCCGACGGCAGGCCGCTGGCAGGCAATCCGTATCACGACGTGGTCAGCGCCGCGCAGTCGCTCGACGGCAAGCGGCTGGCCGCGGTCGAGAAGCTCGCCGGCGACCGGATGGTCTTGCGCATCGGGGCCATGGACCACCAGGAAGAAGTGGTCTCGGCGCCCCAGGGCGAGTTCCTGACGAGACCGACGTGGCGGGCCGCCACCGGCGGCGCCGAAGTATGGACGGCGGTCGACGGCACCACGGTGCTGCGCGCGGTGCTGACCGGCGACGGGAAGTGGAAGGCGCAGGGCGTCAACGCCACCGACCTGCTCGACCTCGGCAAGATCACCGCGCTGCGCCTGTCCCGCGACGGCGCCAGGGTCGCCGCGGTGGTCGCGGACAAGCTGATGGTCGCGGCCGTCGTGCGGACACCGGAGGGCGTCCGCCTCACCGCGCCGCGCAGCCTGCGCAACGCCGACCTGACGAACGTGACCGACGTGGACTGGGCGAGCCAGGACACCCTGGTCGCGGTGACCAGCTCGACCTCGCAGCCGGTGGTGAAGGTCCCGGTCGACGGCCGCCGGATGGACGGCTTCAACAGCTCCAACCTGACCGCGCCCGTCGGCGGCGTGACCGCCTCGCCGAACAAGCCGACGATCGTGGCCGACTCGAACGGCCTCTGGGTCGCGAACGAACTGGGCGAGGTCTGGCGCCCCCACGCCCGCACCGTCAAGGACGCCCGCCCCTTCTACCCCGGCTGA
- the mtrB gene encoding MtrAB system histidine kinase MtrB — translation MRQRFRVFAAAAARLIRRVSVFGRRRSVAFGELWRHSLQFRVTVSTLALSSAVVFVLGMVLQNQITERLITTKQNAAVAQTQAVAEAAATELVGIGAEPADTMRERLSNALKGLASSSAGAKDGPVSAAGTFEPVLATGGRNTASDAVFAGNYDKVPVRLRQFVESNQLSLQIHTVENDGTRTTYMIVGAPVTSGLTPLQLYLLFPLTAEQNTVSTVQNTLFVGGLVLLLLLAAITNLVTRQVVRPVRQAAAAAEQFAGGDLEQRLAVVGEDDLSKLAVSYNEMAASIQRQIRQLEDFGGLQRRFTSDVSHELRTPLTTVRMAADVLHASREQFPAGLARSTELLVDELDRFEALLGDLLEISRLDAGVEELSAEFIDIRPIARRAAEQVRGIASNAGSVIELELPDDETPVEIDARRVERILRNLLANAVDHSEGRPVKMRVVAGEDAVAIAVRDHGVGLRAGEADLVFNRFWRADPSRNRRTGGTGLGLAISQEDARLHGGELDAWGELGAGACFRLTLPLRQDTPFTTSPLPLPPEDFTPVEPLNGHVGLLEVQPAQEAILADHEEVGR, via the coding sequence ATGAGACAGCGGTTCCGTGTGTTCGCGGCCGCGGCGGCTCGGCTGATCCGGCGGGTGTCGGTGTTCGGCCGCCGCCGCTCGGTCGCGTTCGGCGAGTTGTGGCGCCATTCGCTGCAGTTCCGCGTCACCGTGTCCACCCTGGCCTTGTCGTCAGCGGTGGTCTTCGTGCTGGGCATGGTCCTGCAGAACCAGATCACCGAGCGGCTGATCACCACCAAGCAGAACGCCGCGGTGGCGCAGACGCAGGCGGTGGCCGAGGCAGCCGCGACCGAGCTGGTCGGGATCGGCGCCGAGCCAGCCGACACGATGCGCGAACGGCTGTCCAACGCGCTGAAAGGCCTGGCCAGCAGCTCCGCGGGAGCCAAGGACGGGCCGGTTTCGGCCGCGGGCACCTTCGAGCCGGTGCTCGCGACCGGCGGGCGCAACACGGCGTCCGACGCCGTCTTCGCGGGCAACTACGACAAGGTGCCGGTCCGGCTGCGGCAGTTCGTCGAGTCGAACCAGCTCAGCCTGCAGATCCACACCGTCGAGAACGACGGCACCCGCACCACGTACATGATCGTCGGCGCGCCCGTGACCAGCGGGTTGACGCCGTTGCAGCTGTATCTGCTCTTCCCGCTCACCGCCGAGCAGAACACCGTCTCGACCGTGCAGAACACCTTGTTCGTCGGCGGGCTCGTGTTGCTGCTCCTGCTCGCCGCGATCACCAACCTGGTCACCCGCCAGGTGGTCAGGCCGGTCCGCCAAGCGGCCGCTGCCGCCGAGCAGTTCGCGGGCGGTGACCTGGAACAACGCCTCGCCGTCGTCGGCGAGGACGACTTGTCGAAGCTCGCCGTCTCCTACAACGAGATGGCCGCGAGCATCCAGCGCCAGATCCGCCAGCTCGAGGACTTCGGCGGCCTGCAGCGCCGGTTCACCTCGGACGTCTCGCACGAGCTGCGCACCCCGCTGACCACCGTCCGGATGGCCGCCGACGTGCTGCACGCCTCGCGCGAGCAGTTCCCGGCAGGCCTCGCGCGGTCCACCGAGCTGCTGGTCGACGAGCTCGACCGGTTCGAGGCGCTGCTCGGCGACCTGCTGGAGATCAGCCGTCTCGACGCGGGCGTCGAGGAGCTGTCCGCCGAGTTCATCGACATCCGCCCGATCGCGCGCCGCGCCGCCGAGCAGGTGCGCGGCATCGCCAGCAACGCGGGCAGCGTCATCGAGCTGGAGCTGCCCGACGACGAGACGCCGGTCGAGATCGACGCCCGCCGCGTCGAGCGCATCCTGCGGAACCTGCTGGCCAACGCGGTCGACCACAGCGAGGGCCGCCCGGTGAAGATGCGCGTGGTCGCCGGCGAGGACGCGGTCGCCATCGCCGTGCGCGACCACGGCGTCGGCCTGCGGGCAGGCGAAGCCGACCTGGTGTTCAACCGCTTCTGGCGCGCGGACCCGTCACGCAACCGCCGCACCGGCGGCACCGGGCTCGGGCTGGCGATCAGCCAGGAGGACGCCAGGCTGCACGGCGGCGAGCTCGACGCCTGGGGCGAGCTGGGCGCGGGCGCCTGCTTCCGGCTGACTTTGCCGCTGCGCCAGGACACCCCGTTCACCACCAGCCCGCTGCCGCTGCCGCCGGAGGACTTCACCCCGGTCGAGCCGCTGAACGGCCACGTCGGGCTGCTTGAGGTCCAACCGGCGCAGGAAGCCATCCTGGCCGACCATGAGGAGGTAGGCCGGTGA
- the mtrA gene encoding MtrAB system response regulator MtrA, with amino-acid sequence MKARVLVVDDDPALAEMLTIVLRGEGFDTAVVADGSRALPALRELKPDLVLLDLMLPGMNGIDVCKAIRAESGVPIVMLTAKSDTVDIVLGLESGADDYVVKPFKPKELVARVRARMRRTEAEPAESLTIGDLAIDVPGHEVTREGKAIPLTPLEFDLLVALARKPRQVFTREVLLEQVWGYRHAADTRLVNVHVQRLRSKVEKDPEHPEVVLTVRGVGYKAGPP; translated from the coding sequence ATGAAGGCACGTGTACTGGTGGTCGACGACGACCCGGCACTCGCGGAGATGCTCACGATCGTGCTGCGAGGGGAGGGGTTCGACACCGCCGTCGTCGCGGACGGCTCGCGAGCGCTGCCCGCGCTGCGTGAGCTGAAACCCGACCTGGTGCTGCTCGACCTCATGCTCCCCGGCATGAACGGCATCGACGTCTGCAAGGCGATCCGCGCCGAGTCCGGGGTGCCGATCGTGATGCTCACGGCCAAGAGCGACACCGTGGACATCGTGCTGGGCCTCGAATCCGGCGCCGATGACTACGTCGTCAAACCGTTCAAGCCCAAGGAACTCGTCGCCCGCGTGCGGGCACGCATGCGCCGGACCGAGGCCGAGCCCGCGGAATCGCTGACCATCGGCGATCTCGCGATCGACGTGCCCGGTCACGAGGTGACCCGCGAGGGCAAGGCGATCCCGCTGACGCCGCTCGAGTTCGACCTGCTGGTCGCGCTCGCCCGCAAGCCGAGGCAGGTGTTCACCCGCGAGGTGCTGCTGGAGCAGGTGTGGGGCTACCGCCACGCCGCGGACACCCGGCTGGTGAACGTCCACGTGCAGCGATTGCGTTCCAAGGTGGAGAAGGATCCGGAACATCCCGAGGTCGTCTTGACGGTCCGCGGGGTCGGGTACAAGGCGGGCCCGCCATAA
- a CDS encoding bifunctional 3-phenylpropionate/cinnamic acid dioxygenase ferredoxin subunit — MIRACDVSDLPDGEAVRIVAHVPISVFHSEGEFFAIDDTCTHQDASLADGWIEGCVVECPLHAATFDLRSGKALCLPASEPVRTYPVVVSGGVIYVDTGVQTGVA; from the coding sequence ATGATCAGAGCGTGCGACGTCTCCGACCTTCCCGACGGCGAGGCGGTTCGTATTGTCGCGCACGTCCCCATCTCCGTGTTCCACAGCGAAGGCGAATTCTTCGCGATCGACGACACCTGCACCCATCAGGACGCCTCGCTCGCCGACGGCTGGATCGAGGGCTGCGTCGTCGAGTGCCCGCTGCACGCGGCGACCTTCGACCTCCGCAGCGGCAAGGCGCTCTGCCTGCCCGCGAGCGAACCCGTCCGCACCTACCCGGTCGTGGTGTCCGGCGGAGTGATCTATGTGGACACTGGAGTGCAGACCGGCGTCGCGTGA